The following coding sequences lie in one Saimiri boliviensis isolate mSaiBol1 chromosome 6, mSaiBol1.pri, whole genome shotgun sequence genomic window:
- the PTH gene encoding parathyroid hormone, which yields MFPAKDMAKVMIVMLAICFLTKSDGKSVKKRSVSEIQLMHNLGKHLNSMERVEWLRKKLQDVHNFVALGTPLVPRDAGSQRPRRKEDNVLVESHEKSLGEADKADVDVLTKAKSQ from the exons atgtttcctgcaaaagacatggcTAAAGTAATGATTGTCATGTTGGCaatttgttttcttacaaaaTCGGATGGGAAATCTGTTAA GAAGAGATCCGTGAGTGAAATACAACTTATGCACAACCTGGGAAAACATCTGAACTCGATGGAGAGAGTAGAATGGCTGCGTAAGAAGCTGCAGGATGTGCACAATTTTGTTGCCCTTGGAACTCCTCTAGTTCCCAGAGATGCTGGTTCTCAAAGGCCCCGAAGAAAGGAAGACAATGTCCTGGTTGAGAGTCATGAAAAAAGTCTTGGAGAGGCAGACAAAGCTGATGTGGATGTATTAACTAAAGCTAAATcccaatga